In Brevibacillus marinus, the genomic window AGCGGCCCCCTTATTGCTGCGACTCCCTGCCCATCGTCTGCAGGATCTTCAGCGAGCCGTACAGCATGTTCAGGCGTTCAAACTCCTCCTGGCTGTAGAAGGAGCAGGTGCCGCGGGTGAACTCCTTCGCCACTTCAACCGCAAATTTTGCCGCGGTGGCGATGTCGGTTTCGTGACTGGCCCCCGTGCCGCATCCCGGGACGATAGACTGGGCGGTGATCGCCACTCCCACTACCGGGGCGGACGTCGCAACCGCCGGCTGCAGGATGCTGTTGATGTGGTACAGGCCGTTGCCATACGGCGTGATGTCCTGCGTCGTGATCGGGAAGGTGACGGGCAGCTGTCCGGTGACCATCTCCATAATCCGCAGCAAATCTTCACTCACCCGCAGGATGTACCCTTCTTTCACCGTGGGAGAGATCGCGATGCCCTTGTGGTTGATCACCCGGTTGCCTTTGGTGGTGTCGATGGACAGGATCGCCTCCATCTCGGGCACGACTTCATACTGGTTCATCGTGAGAATATCGACCGGCGAATCCATAAAGTCGACCGGTTCGTGCGGTTTCGTCGGCGCGTCCGGGCAGATGTGTGTGGTGACGATCACGTCTCCCGGCAGGTGATCCCCACGCTTTTTCATCTCGGCCAGCTTCAAGGCGGCGGCAATCGCGGCGACCGCACCGTCGGCATCCGACACAAGGCCGATGCGGCTCGGGCGCGCCCCGATGCCGCCCAGCCGGCCGACAATGCCGAAGGTGGGGGCGCATCCGCCGTTTGCCTTCCCGGCCGTACCAGGGATCACGATTTTGACAAAGTCGGTTTTTCCTTTCTCGCCCTCCACGGTTTGGACGCTTACCCGCACCTGCGGATACGCGGCAAACAGTTCTTTCACGTCTTGCCCGGATACGTCGGCGCCGTCAAGCGTTTCGTAGACCATCAGCGTTTGTTTCAGAGACATCGCCTGTCGCCTCCTCGTTTCCCTTGTCGCCAAAAACATACGGCAAAACCGGTTTCCCGATGATCCCTTCGATCGGCTGGATCAGACGTTTGTTGCGCATGGTCGCCCCCAGGCGCAAGTTTTCTTTCGGCACAACCAGCACGGCCACGTTTTGCCCCGTGGCCACAGCGGCAGAGACGAGCGGCCGGCCGCTTTTTGCATCAAACGTCATGATCAGATCGGGAAACGTCGCCAGCCTCTTTCCGTCGATCTCCGCCGTCATATACTCGTTCCAGAACGTCAGCTCGCAGCCGCCGACGATCACCCGTCCAACGTCGAAACCGCCCGTCGTCTCCAGCTGAAAACCCGTCACTTCGCCTGCCGCGATCACGCTTCCACCCAACATCGAGGCAACCGCGTCAATCGCCTTCTCTCCTTCGTGGGCCAACAGTACCTCGCCCACCTGAATCGCGTGTTGAATCGCTCCGGGAGCCCCGTTTTCGCTCACGTACGAGGCCGGAACCGGATTGCGCGCCACCGCGA contains:
- a CDS encoding DUF1177 domain-containing protein, producing the protein MSLKQTLMVYETLDGADVSGQDVKELFAAYPQVRVSVQTVEGEKGKTDFVKIVIPGTAGKANGGCAPTFGIVGRLGGIGARPSRIGLVSDADGAVAAIAAALKLAEMKKRGDHLPGDVIVTTHICPDAPTKPHEPVDFMDSPVDILTMNQYEVVPEMEAILSIDTTKGNRVINHKGIAISPTVKEGYILRVSEDLLRIMEMVTGQLPVTFPITTQDITPYGNGLYHINSILQPAVATSAPVVGVAITAQSIVPGCGTGASHETDIATAAKFAVEVAKEFTRGTCSFYSQEEFERLNMLYGSLKILQTMGRESQQ
- a CDS encoding DUF917 domain-containing protein gives rise to the protein MATIQLDERKMEAAVLGGAVLGGGGGGWIEDGLQLGRLALAVGHPRLVTLDELADDATIVTVSLVGAPAAPDKYVKPVHYLRVLELLAERMGRAIDGIITNENGASTTINGWFQSAVTGIPVVDAPCNGRAHPTGSMGSMNLSERPDYVSVQAAAGGRSGHYLELAVSGPLDKVSSIIRTVSVSAGGMVAVARNPVPASYVSENGAPGAIQHAIQVGEVLLAHEGEKAIDAVASMLGGSVIAAGEVTGFQLETTGGFDVGRVIVGGCELTFWNEYMTAEIDGKRLATFPDLIMTFDAKSGRPLVSAAVATGQNVAVLVVPKENLRLGATMRNKRLIQPIEGIIGKPVLPYVFGDKGNEEATGDVSETNADGLRNA